The following are encoded together in the Choloepus didactylus isolate mChoDid1 chromosome 7, mChoDid1.pri, whole genome shotgun sequence genome:
- the LOC119539067 gene encoding LOW QUALITY PROTEIN: butyrophilin subfamily 3 member A3-like (The sequence of the model RefSeq protein was modified relative to this genomic sequence to represent the inferred CDS: inserted 2 bases in 2 codons; substituted 1 base at 1 genomic stop codon): protein MAISPALTRLTLLVSLVLDWLHIPCSAQFAVIGPPGPIVAMVGEDAELPCHLYLKKSAETMELGWIRSSLGQVVDVYGGGKELEAKQMTEYHRRTSILRDGITEGKAALQIYNIRASDSGNYLCYFQDDNFYEEALVELKVAALGSDLHIEMKGYEDGGIQLECVSTGWYPQPQIQWKDAKGENIPALASPLVADGAGLYAVAATVIVRGGNAEGVSCIVRNPLLSQEKTAKVSIADSLMVNARPWIAAFAGTLPALLLLLAGAGCILWRQQQEKQTISREKEGALEDKRRERAAKEKKRKTREWRKIQYMIREKKSAYDEWKTALFQAANVILDPDTANPILLISKDKRSLQRAEVQKDLPDNPRRFTWYYCILGCKNFTSGRHYWEVEXGDRKEXHVGVCREDVERKRWIKMAPGNGFWIMGLTDWHEYRAVTDPRTKLTIAEPPRRVGVFLDYEMGEVSFFSAMDGSHIYTFEHTSFSGPLCPFFSIFTLEPTALTICPVLQXRQSSLVPDLVPDFSLESPVTPGSADGNEEPQAQVTSLLLSVQSGAEGLLLNSDKSQQ from the exons ATGGCAATTTCCCCAGCCTTGACCCGGCTCACCCTCCTTGTCTCCCTTGTTTTGGACTGGCTACATATCCCTTGCTCGG CTCAGTTTGCTGTGATTGGACCCCCTGGGCCCATTGTGGCCATGGTCGGTGAAGACGCTGAGCTGCCCTGTCATCTGTACCTGAAGAAAAGTGCAGAGACCATGGAGCTGGGGTGGATAAGGTCCAGTTTGGGGCAGGTAGTAGACGTATATGGAGGTGGAAAAGAACTGGAAGCCAAACAGATGACGGAGTATCACAGAAGAACTTCAATTTTAAGAGATGGTATCACTGAAGGGAAGGCTGCTCTCCAGATTTACAACATCAGAGCCTCTGACAGTGGAAACTACCTGTGTTATTTCCAAGATGACAACTTCTATGAAGAAGCTCTCGTGGAGCTGAAGGTTGCAG CACTAGGTTCTGATCTTCACATTGAAATGAAGGGTTATGAGGATGGTGGGATCCAGCTGGAGTGTGTGTCCACCGGCTGGTACCCCCAGCCCCAAATACAGTGGAAAGACGCCAAGGGAGAGAACATCCCGGCTCTGGCATCACCTCTGGTTGCAGATGGAGCAGGCCTGTATGCAGTGGCTGCAACTGTGATTGTGAGAGGTGGCAATGCGGAGGGGGTATCCTGTATTGTCAGAAATCCCCTCCTCAGCCAGGAAAAGACAGCAAAGGTTTCCATAGCAG ATTCCCTCATGGTGAACGCCCGGCCCTGGATCGCGGCCTTCGCAGGGACCCTGCCGGCTTTGCTGCTGCTTCTCGCAGGAGCCGGTTGCATCCTGTGGCGACAGCAGCAGGAAAAACAAACTATATCCCGGGAGAAAGAGGGAGCACTAGAGGACAAACGAAGGGAAAGggcagcaaaagagaagaaacGAAAGACAAGAG AGTGGAGAAAGATACAGTACATGATTC GAGAGAAGAAGTCGGCTTATGATG AATGGAAGACGGCCCTCTTCCAAGCTG CCAATGTAATTCTGGATCCAGACACAGCGAACCCCATCCTTCTCATATCTAAGGACAAGAGGAGCCTGCAGCGGGCAGAGGTGCAGAAGGACCTACCAGACAACCCTAGGAGATTCACTTGGTATTACTGCATACTTGGCTGCAAAAACTTTACATCGGGGAGACATTACTGGGAGGTAG ATGGGGACAGGAAGGAGTAGCATGTAGGAGTGTGtagggaggatgtggagagaaaACGTTGGATTAAGATGGCCCCAGGTAATGGATTCTGGATTATGGGGCTGACTGACTGGCATGAATATCGTGCTGTCACTGACCCCCGGACCAAACTGACGATTGCTGAGCCCCCTAGAAGAGTGGGGGTGTTCCTGGACTATGAGATGGGTGAGGTGTCATTCTTCAGTGCCATGGATGGATCTCATATCTACACCTTTGAGCACACTTCCTTCTCTGGACCTCTGTGTccttttttctcaattttcacATTGGAACCCACTGCCCTGACCATTTGCCCAGTGCTGC TGAGGCAGagttctcttgttcctgatctagtGCCTGACTTTTCCCTGGAGAGCCCGGTGACCCCAGGCTCAGCTGATGGCAATGAGGAGCCTCAGGCCCAAGTAACATCCTTGCTTCTCTCTGTCCAGTCTGGAGCTGAGGGCCTCCTCCTCAACAGCGACAAATCACAACAATAA